The following is a genomic window from Syntrophaceae bacterium.
GCAGACCCGCCCGCGCGACGGGTCGACCCGGCAGATCCAGCCTTTCAACACAAGCACTGTGAAGGCGCTCTCCATCGGCTCGGCAACCCGGCGAAAGACGGCGGTTGATGGCACCCTTCGGCAGCTGCAATCGGGACGAGACGGAGACCCGGGAAGAGCGGGACGAACGAAAAGGACACTGCCAGCCATGTGGAGCCCCTCCTTGTGCACATGGGACACCGAGAAACCGTTACGGGCAGGGCTCTTGGCTCATGCTCGCAAATGTTACCACAAAGGGCGGGCGAACACACGGGCCGAATGAACGGGGCGGCCTTCGCTTTATCGTTGACATTTCATCTGGATTTCTTTAGCCATTTCTCATGGGCACCGTGTTTTGTCCCGCGGTGCCGAATCCGGCCTGTCTCCACAGAGCGCACCCATGGGCACCGAGTCCCGACGCCGTTTTTTGAAGACGTGCCTCTGCCTCGCCCTGGCCGGGTGCGGCTATCCGATCTTCGCGCTTTGCCAGGGATGCAACGACGGGAAGCGGGCCCCGGGGCCCGGCCCGCGCGACCGCGGGGCGGCTGCCGCTTCCGCCGCCGGGGCGGATTTCGAGCCCGCCTACCTGGCACTGCACCGAAGCGGCGAACTGAAGAAGCGCGGCGAGGCCCTGTGGGCGAGGATGCGCCGGTGCGACCTCTGTCCCCGGGAATGCGGGGCGAAACGGCTCGAGGGGCAGAAGGGGGTTTGCGGATCGGACGCGAAGCTCTTCGTTTCCTCCCACCATGCCCATTTCGGCGAGGAGGCACCCCTCGTCGGCCGCTGGGGGTCGGGAACCGTCTTCCTGACGAACTGTGCGCTGCGCTGCGTCTTCTGCATCAACTGGGAGATCAGCCAGGGGGGCCGCGGCCGGGGCACGACCATCGACGAACTTGCGTCCATGATGCTCGCCCTCCAGGACGAGGGCTGCCACAACATCAACCTCGTCACCCCCACCCACTACTCGCCGCACATTCTTCTTGCCGCGGATCGCGCCGCCGCCGGGGGCCTTCGCCTACCTCTCGTCTGGAACACCTGCGGCTGGGAGAAACTGGAGATCCTCAAGACACTCGACGGCGTCGTCGACATCTATCTTCCCGACTTCAAGTACGCCGACGCCGCCATGGCCGAGAAATACTCCGCGGGCGCGGCCACCTACCCGGACATCACGAAGGCTGCGCTCATCGAGATGAACCGGCAGGTAGGCGTGGCCAAACCCGCGAAAGACGGCCTGCTCTACAGGGGCGTGATCATCCGCCATCTCGTCATGCCGAACCGCGTGGCGGGGACGAAACAGGTCGTCGAGTGGATCGCCGCCAACCTGCCGAAGGACACCTACGTCAACCTGATGTCCCAGTACACGCCGGCCTACAAGGCCCACGATTACCCGGAGATCGCGCGGCGCATCACCCGAGGGGAGTACGAGGAGGCCGTGGCCTGGGCCCGCGCCGCAGGGCTCACCAACCTCGAACTCCAGGGGATGCGTTTTCTGTAGGCCGTTCCGCTGTCATCACAGGTAGCCGTCACGGAAGCGGCATCACCGGGCCGGAGGGATGAAGCCATGAAGAAGATCGCAATCTGCTCGATGCTTGCCATGCTGCTCCTCGTGTGCGGCTGCGGGGCAGCCCTCGTTTTCGTGTCGGACCGCGACGGTCACGACCAGATCTACAGCATGGCCGACAACGGGTTCAATCAGCGAAACCTGTCCAACAACGACGCCTACGAGCATTCCCCGGACCTCTCCCCCGACGGCACGAAGATCGTCTTTTCGTCCTTCCGGAACCCACCCGGGGAGAACATCTACATCATGGATCTCGACGGGCGCAACGTCCGGCAGGTGACGACCGGCACCGGGCAGAGGGCCCGGCCGAGGTGGGCGCCCAACGGCCTCATCGCCTTCGCCTACCCCGCCTACACGGGAAAAGCCCGGATCTGGACAATCCGCAGCGACGGGACCGGGCTTGCTGCCGTGACGAGTCCCGGTCCGGACGAGTCCGACGACAGCGGGCACGATTTCTACGATGCGGGCAGGATGATCGTCTTTTCGCGCTGGGACCGTGCGACGCAGAGACGCGATCTCTACGCGGTGAAATCCGACGGCACCAGGGCAGCGCAGCGGATCACGAACACGCCCGACGTCAGCGAAGTGGACCCCGTGGTCTCCCACGACGGGCGCCTTCTGGCGTATCGCGCCTACTCCCACAGCGGGGGACGGGACTCGATCCGCATCGTCAGCACGGGAACCTGGGCCCCCGTCCGGGAGATCACGCTCCAGCCGCCCGCGGACATCAACATCTCGGGGCTGTCGTTCCGGGCCGACGACCAGGGGCTGTACGTCTCCGTCCAGGCATCCGGCATCCCCGGGACGGACATCGGCCGGAAGCAGGAAATCTTTTCGATCGGGCTCGACGGCCAAAACCAGCGGCGGCTGACGAACAACGAATGGAGGGACACGTCGCCCGCCGCCATCGCGCCGACACGGCAGGGCGGGATCATCCCCGTCCTGTTCGTCCACGGCCACAGCGGGGGAAAGGACGCGGCCTGGGAGAACCCCGGGAGTGCGGGGACGACGTCGTTCAAGGCCGCCCTGGAGGCGAACCCGACCCTGCCGATCCGGCCCGTCTACCTGTCGCTGCCCCTCCACGGGAGCAGCCACCCGGAGAATTTCGGGCGCAGTATCGCCGATGACGCCACGGACATCCTCGCCGCCATCGAGGGGGGCAACGATTCGAACGGGCGGCCGCAGACGGGGATCCTGAACGACCCGGCCTACGGGGGCGCGACGAAGGTGGCCCTCGTCGGCTACAGCCAGGGGGCGATCAGCAGCCGGTACTACCTGAAGAATCTCATGGGAAGCCGGAAAAACGGCGCCATCACGGTCTCCGAGTTCGTCGCCCTCGCCGCGCCGACCCACGGCGTCGGCGGCTCCCTGTCCTGCGGCAATGAAAACGAGCCGGACCGCTCGACGCGCCAGCTCTGCGGCGGGATGACGGCCACCGCGGTGAGCCAGTTGTTCCCCTGCGGTTCCTGCCCCTCTCCGCTCGCCCCCTTCACGACGAACTTGGCGGGAGACCAGTCCTTCCTGAACGACCTGAACGGGCACGACTTCCGGATGAACTGCAACGAGTCGGCCATTCCCGCCCCGGCGCTCGAAGCGCCCCGCAGCAGGCCGGGCGTGCCGGACGGTGTGCTGTACGTGAACCTCTACGCCGCGGGGAACGCGGATCTCGTCGTGGGCGGGCACACCCAGTCCCTCGACTGCCTCGGCCGCCGCCTGGCCCGCAATCACGCGCCGGACGTTTTCAACATGGAGATCACCGGCGTGCCGGCGGAAACCCACAGCAACTTCCCCCACCACTGGCCGACGATCTGTGTCACGCTCCAGACGATCGTCAACCATCAGGCCCCGGCGAGCCAGGCCGACGCCTGCCGGGGGCTGGCACAGCCCTGACGGAGCGCACAGCCCCGCCATGGCACGCTGCCCCGGCCCTTGCAAAAAAAAGGGAGGCATCCGGCGGTGCCTCCCTTCGCTTTTCCCTGCCGTGACGCCGGCGGCGTCAACCCGCCGGGTGCCGCGCCTTCAGGTGACCGGCATGAGATTTCAGTCCTGGGTTACCTTGTATCCCAGTTCTTCTATGGCACAGGTCAGATCGCTGTCGCAGACCTTGGGATTCTCCCATTCAACCCTGACCTTTTTCGTGGCGGGATCGATCTTGACATTCTTGACTCCTTCAAAGGAGTTGAGTTTCTTCATAATGATGTTCACGCAGGACTTGCAGTCCATGTCCTTCACACTGAATTCGATATTCTGCATCGTTCGCACCTCCTGAGATTTGATCATTTTCAGCACATGCAATCTTTATAACAAATATCCTGTAGATTGCAATCATTCGAATCTGGATATCCGCTGAGAAAATGCAAAGCCGGACACGAGGGGAAAGTGGGGACCCGAAGGCAAACGGCCCCTCGCAGGGCATCCCCGGCTGTTCCGGCACGGCCTGCAGGGACGTGCCGGGCCGACGCCTCCCCGCATTGCACGGGACCGACGGCCATCGGCAGCCCGGTGCGGCGGGCCCCTGTGTCCCTCTTGCCTTGTTGGTGATGGGCTGTTATGGTTGGTTCAGCGACGGCAAAAAGGCGTTGAACGGCCTATGGTGATTCGTGCCCTCGAACTCTTCTGCGGTATCGGCGGTTTTGCGGCCGCCGCGGCGGGGACGAATCTCCGCATCGCGTGCGCCATCGACCAGAGCCCCGCAGCCCTCGAGGTCTATCGCCTGAATTTCCCCGGGCACGACGCCTGGCAGCTGAACCTGGAGAACGTGACGCTCGAGGAATTGCAGTCCGCCGAGGCCGATTTCTGGTGGCTCTCGCCGCCGTGCCAGCCCTACACGGTGCGAGGCGCCGGGCGCGACGCGGCGGACCCCCGTGCGCTGAGTTTCCGCCGGATTCTCGACGTGATGGCCCGGATGGGAGACGACGGGATGCCCCGGCACCTGGCGCTGGAAAACGTGGAGGGCTTCGCACGCTCGGAGATGAGAGCGAGGCTGGTCAGCCTTCTTTCGGCGCGGGGGTACTCGATTCAGGAGTGCATGCTCTGCCCGACGGAGCTGGGCGTGCCGATGCGCCGCCCGAGGTACTACTGCATGGCTTCCCGCGGGCCCCTGGAGCCGCCGACCCTCGTCGTGGACATGCCCCTGACCCCTCTCGGGGTCTACCTCAACGGCGACGGCGTCGACGGGCTCCTCCTGGCCGGCGACGTGGTGGAGAGATTCGGCAAGGGCTTCCGCATTCTCGACCCGAAGGACCCGCAGGCCTACACGACCTGCTTCACCTCGGGGTACGGACGATCCCTCATGTACGCGGGCTCCTACCTGCGATGCGAGAGAGGCGTGCGGCGGTTCGCGCCGGAAGAGATTGCCCGGCTCCTGCACTTCCCGGATGGGTTCCGTTTCCCGGACCGCATGACGCTGCGGAAGAAATGGCATCTCCTGGGCAACAGCCTCTCCGTCGCCGCCGTTCGCAAGGTCCTTGAAGCCTTCCCGGGGCTCGTGGCATGACTCCCGAGACCGTACCCGATGACAGAGGTGTCTGCATGAGAAACATCGCCGTGTGGTTCGAGATCCCCGTGAGGGACATGGAGCGGGCGAGGCTCTTCTACAGCAACGTCCTGGGCTACGACTTGCCCCTGCAGGACCTCGGGGGGGTCCTCATGGCCTTCTTCCCCATGGCGGGACACGGCAACAGCGGCGCCCTGGTCCGCGGCGACGGCTACGAGCCCAGCGCGCGGGGCACCGTCGTGTACCTCAACGCCGGCGAGGACCTCGCCGAATCCCTCGAGCGGGTGGAACCGGCCGGAGGGAAGGTGATCGTATCCAAGACGAAGATCACCGACGAGTACGGCCACTTCGCCCTCTTCCAGGACACGGAAGGGAATCTCGTGGGGCTCCACTCGATGCGGTAAAGCATACAGAGGGGCTCCCCCCGGGCGCTTCCGGGTCTTCCGGTCACGGCCCGGGGTTGCGCACCGTGCCGCCGACGATCAATGCCCGTGGGCGGCCTCGGCCTCCTCGAACGTCTTGTGCACGGTCCCGGCAGGGTGCTCCGGCGGGGCGTAGATCACATAGACCTTCAGCGGCTTGTCCCCCACGTTGATGATGTTGTGCCAGAAGCCCGCCGGGATGAAGATCGCCCAGTCCTTCGAAACTCTCTTGTCGAAGGTCATCCTGTCCTTGGCGGGGCCCATCACGACGCGGGCCCTGCCCTGTTCGACACGGATGAACTGATCGCCCGCCTCGTGCACCTCGAGCCCGATTTCCCCCTTGGGCTTGATGGACATGACCGTCATCTGCAGGTGCTTCCCCGTCCAATGGGCGGCCCGGAAGTTCACGTTCTTGACGGTCAGCTTGTCGATGTCGACGACCCACGGCTGGCCGCCGGCATCCCCGGTTCCCTCTTTCGCGCCTTCTGCAGCCGCGACAGGCACGGCGCAGAGCAAAAGAATCAAGACAACGAGTGCGGCTCTGTTCAACATCATCAACCTCCTTTGTTTTCCGGTTCTCGGGCGCGCTTGTCCCCAAACCCCGCGTGACGACCCCGTTTGGCAGGGCAGCGGACGCCAACGCACACATCACGCCTGCCGCGCCGATCCTCGAACACTCACGGGTCGCGGCACGACCTCCGCAGGCAGGCCCATCCGGGACCGATTCCGGCCTTTTACAGGTTCTTGATCTCGGTGATCATGCGGTCGAACTGCTCGACGTCGACCACGGGCGACGTGGTGAAGGTGATCCCCGTCAGCATGTTGAGCGCGACGGATGCTGCCAGGGCCTTCTCCGTCGAGGGGAAATGCAGGGTGAAGACGAGATCGTGCTCGCCCAGCACGGCGTACATGGATATGACCTTCCCGCCGTGCTGCCCGATGATTTCGACCGCTTTCTTCGTTCGTTCCGGGGAAACGCCCTTCAGGGCCTCCGCGTTGTACTTCCCGAACATCATGAACACCGGCATGTGACTCCCTCCCTTGTGCAGACGGAAACCGCCATCGTCATGGACCCGTTCCCCCGGAAAAGCCGGGCAACGGTGTGCCCGACTGTTTCAGGAGGATCGGGCCCAAACAGACCCCGCAGGCCGACGGGCTGGACCAACACGCATGCTTCGTTTCTGCCACTATAAGAAATGGGGCGGGACGTGTCAATCCCGCTGAAAGGGAGCGGCGCGGGGCATGGTGCGCGAAGGCCGCGGGGATTTCTTCCCGCGGCCTTCTCCGCCTTGGTTTTCCTTGCCTTTCGCCTGTCCCTACGGATTCATCTCGTAGACGTCCTTCAGCGCATAGACGTGGTTGGCGAGCACCCGCTCGTATCGCCCCTCGTCCACAGCGGGCTTTCGGATCATCTGCATGCAGAGCCCCATCTGCTTTTCCGTGCTCGAGGGCTTGTGGTAGAGCTGCAGGGCGTACTTCGAGAAGTCGCGCACCATGAAGTCGAAGATCTGGTCCAGGAGGTCCCTGTCCACGCCGTAGATCTTCGCGTTCTCCAGGATGAGCTGCCCGTAGACGACGCAGGTGAAGAGCTCGCCCAGGATGAGCAGGAAGTCGATGTCCTTCTGCTGCTCCGGCGTGGGGGTCGCCGTGGCGAGGAAGGCCTTGAAGAGCTTGATCTGCTCCTTGAAGATCGCCAGGTTCGGCAGGTCGTAGGCGTCGTAGGCCGGCTTGTAGTCGTGGAACTGGATCTTGCTGAGGCCCTTTGCCGGCCCCTGCTCCCAGAAGAAGGTGTCGTCGGCGGGGTCGTTGCGCCGCGGGATCTCGGGGAACGTTCCGGGGTTGAAGAAGTAGTTGGCCATGAACTTCACGATGAGGGCCATGTTCACGTGGGCCGTCCCCTCGAGCTTGGGCAGCGCGCGGATGTGGCGCGTGGCCATCTCGAAGTAGGTGTCCTTCTCGAAGCCCTTGGCGGCGATGACGTCCCACAGCAGGTTGATGACCTCCTCGCCCTGCATGGTGACCTTCATCTTCACCATGGGGTTGTAGAGCAGGTAGCGGCGGTCCTGGGCCGAGGCGGAGCGGAAGTAGTCGATGGCCCGCAGGGCGAACAGGCGCATGGCCGCGAGGCGCGTATAGGCATCGACGAAGAGCTGCTTGACTTGGGAGAACTCCGTGACGGCCTTGCCGTACAGGATGCGGTGCGAGGCGTGGTTGATGGCCTCGTAGAAGGAGTGGGTGCAGATCCCGATGGTGGCCCACCCCAGGTTGAACTTGCCCACGTTGACCGTGTTGAGGGAGGCGTCCCAGGCCTCTTGGCCGCGCTCGAGGATCTCGTCCTCGCGGATCGGGTAGTCGTGCAGGTTGAACTGGGCCACGTACATCTGGCTCGCCACGACGTTGCGCACGAGCTCGAACCTCTCGTGGTGCGAGTCGACGGGGAAGAAGACGTACTCGCCCGTCCCCGCGATCTTGCCGAAGGTCGAGACGATGACGGCCTGGTTGGCGTTGCCGATGTAGTACTTGTCGCCCTCGGCAAGGTAGGTGCCGTCGGGCTGGG
Proteins encoded in this region:
- a CDS encoding radical SAM protein; the encoded protein is MALHRSGELKKRGEALWARMRRCDLCPRECGAKRLEGQKGVCGSDAKLFVSSHHAHFGEEAPLVGRWGSGTVFLTNCALRCVFCINWEISQGGRGRGTTIDELASMMLALQDEGCHNINLVTPTHYSPHILLAADRAAAGGLRLPLVWNTCGWEKLEILKTLDGVVDIYLPDFKYADAAMAEKYSAGAATYPDITKAALIEMNRQVGVAKPAKDGLLYRGVIIRHLVMPNRVAGTKQVVEWIAANLPKDTYVNLMSQYTPAYKAHDYPEIARRITRGEYEEAVAWARAAGLTNLELQGMRFL
- a CDS encoding alpha/beta fold hydrolase, whose product is MKKIAICSMLAMLLLVCGCGAALVFVSDRDGHDQIYSMADNGFNQRNLSNNDAYEHSPDLSPDGTKIVFSSFRNPPGENIYIMDLDGRNVRQVTTGTGQRARPRWAPNGLIAFAYPAYTGKARIWTIRSDGTGLAAVTSPGPDESDDSGHDFYDAGRMIVFSRWDRATQRRDLYAVKSDGTRAAQRITNTPDVSEVDPVVSHDGRLLAYRAYSHSGGRDSIRIVSTGTWAPVREITLQPPADINISGLSFRADDQGLYVSVQASGIPGTDIGRKQEIFSIGLDGQNQRRLTNNEWRDTSPAAIAPTRQGGIIPVLFVHGHSGGKDAAWENPGSAGTTSFKAALEANPTLPIRPVYLSLPLHGSSHPENFGRSIADDATDILAAIEGGNDSNGRPQTGILNDPAYGGATKVALVGYSQGAISSRYYLKNLMGSRKNGAITVSEFVALAAPTHGVGGSLSCGNENEPDRSTRQLCGGMTATAVSQLFPCGSCPSPLAPFTTNLAGDQSFLNDLNGHDFRMNCNESAIPAPALEAPRSRPGVPDGVLYVNLYAAGNADLVVGGHTQSLDCLGRRLARNHAPDVFNMEITGVPAETHSNFPHHWPTICVTLQTIVNHQAPASQADACRGLAQP
- a CDS encoding heavy-metal-associated domain-containing protein — its product is MQNIEFSVKDMDCKSCVNIIMKKLNSFEGVKNVKIDPATKKVRVEWENPKVCDSDLTCAIEELGYKVTQD
- a CDS encoding DNA methyltransferase — its product is MRALELFCGIGGFAAAAAGTNLRIACAIDQSPAALEVYRLNFPGHDAWQLNLENVTLEELQSAEADFWWLSPPCQPYTVRGAGRDAADPRALSFRRILDVMARMGDDGMPRHLALENVEGFARSEMRARLVSLLSARGYSIQECMLCPTELGVPMRRPRYYCMASRGPLEPPTLVVDMPLTPLGVYLNGDGVDGLLLAGDVVERFGKGFRILDPKDPQAYTTCFTSGYGRSLMYAGSYLRCERGVRRFAPEEIARLLHFPDGFRFPDRMTLRKKWHLLGNSLSVAAVRKVLEAFPGLVA
- a CDS encoding VOC family protein, giving the protein MRNIAVWFEIPVRDMERARLFYSNVLGYDLPLQDLGGVLMAFFPMAGHGNSGALVRGDGYEPSARGTVVYLNAGEDLAESLERVEPAGGKVIVSKTKITDEYGHFALFQDTEGNLVGLHSMR
- a CDS encoding cupin domain-containing protein; translated protein: MLNRAALVVLILLLCAVPVAAAEGAKEGTGDAGGQPWVVDIDKLTVKNVNFRAAHWTGKHLQMTVMSIKPKGEIGLEVHEAGDQFIRVEQGRARVVMGPAKDRMTFDKRVSKDWAIFIPAGFWHNIINVGDKPLKVYVIYAPPEHPAGTVHKTFEEAEAAHGH
- a CDS encoding GYD domain-containing protein, which codes for MPVFMMFGKYNAEALKGVSPERTKKAVEIIGQHGGKVISMYAVLGEHDLVFTLHFPSTEKALAASVALNMLTGITFTTSPVVDVEQFDRMITEIKNL
- a CDS encoding acyl-CoA dehydrogenase; the protein is MRKTIDFFERKGKQRIKADDQWCVWYDDFIQFIKDNRIFATLLTPSKYGDADCRWDTWRNCEFNEILAFYSLSYWYAWQVSILGLGPIWMSRNEEMKKKTARHLQYGRIFGFGLSEREHGADIYSTDMLLKPQPDGTYLAEGDKYYIGNANQAVIVSTFGKIAGTGEYVFFPVDSHHERFELVRNVVASQMYVAQFNLHDYPIREDEILERGQEAWDASLNTVNVGKFNLGWATIGICTHSFYEAINHASHRILYGKAVTEFSQVKQLFVDAYTRLAAMRLFALRAIDYFRSASAQDRRYLLYNPMVKMKVTMQGEEVINLLWDVIAAKGFEKDTYFEMATRHIRALPKLEGTAHVNMALIVKFMANYFFNPGTFPEIPRRNDPADDTFFWEQGPAKGLSKIQFHDYKPAYDAYDLPNLAIFKEQIKLFKAFLATATPTPEQQKDIDFLLILGELFTCVVYGQLILENAKIYGVDRDLLDQIFDFMVRDFSKYALQLYHKPSSTEKQMGLCMQMIRKPAVDEGRYERVLANHVYALKDVYEMNP